Genomic DNA from Equus caballus isolate H_3958 breed thoroughbred chromosome 10, TB-T2T, whole genome shotgun sequence:
TCAGTCTGTCCTGTTTACCATTTTCTTATAATGTGAGTGTTTCAAGAATGTGCTTATATGCTGAAGGCaactaaagaaaaacaattcactATTGTTACTATGCATCAAATggataaatttatgaaaaatttagGGGGTTTCGTATTCCATTCCAAGCAAAGCAGACCCGTGGTACTCTGGAATCATAGTTGATGAGAATGTAAGGGCTGACAGTTGGGAAACATGCATGGATTAGCTCAGAAGTGTCCCTCAGCCACCAGCTGAGATTGTTCAAAACTGTCAAACAAATGAGGGAGATAGAGGAGAGAGTCCACAAAGATACAAAGGTGCACACCAGGACAAGGATGCTTTGTGTAGCTGTGGACTCAGGGGAGGATCTTGGAGACAGATTgttcctctgcatgtattgaaCCTGCTGCTTGTGCCTGTGCAGGATGAAAACCATGAAGCTGCTGGCTGACACAATCAGTACCAGAAAGAAACCATCACGGCATAATATCAATGCCACATAGATGGTCAGTGTGACGGTACCATCAAGTATCGCATCACAGTAGCCATAATCTTCTCTCTGTGTGAAGTTTGTGTTGTTAATTTTAGCAGTCATATACAGAGGGAGGCTAATATTTAGCATCAGGTTCAAGATCCAGCAGAAGATATTAGAGGTGGCTATGTACTTGTGGGCTTTAACTTTAAGCTCTGCCCACCTGGAGTTCAGGGGACTAATTGTCATGGTCTGGAAGACGCTCAAGAGGCAGGTGGTGCCAATGGACACATCCCTGCTCACTCTGTGAACATAGAAAACAAATTTGCATCCAAAATCATTGAGGAAATCTTTTAACCCAAATCCTGCCATCATTTGGGGGactccttttggaaaaaaaactaAGAGGTTGGCTACAGCCAGATTCTTGAGAATCAAATCCGTGGACCTAAGCTTGCATCCTGTCAAGTGTAGGAAGAGATAAAAGTAAAGAATGGAGAAATTCCCCAAAATTCCAACTACGGTTTGTAGTGAAAAGATCATTCCTATCACCAAATCCCTGGAGGCCATTCTCTTAAATCCCAAGGACTGAGAGCTGTCTTTTGAGCCAGAGATTCCTGCATGGAAATGTGAAGTATGAGCTACATGCATCAGGTCAACTGAAACTCAATATTCTCCACTGACATTGCTTACCACACAAAAACAGTTGTTTTTATAGGTTTTACTTTCTTCACATTTCCAAGAGTTGAATGTGTAACATTTAAAGAGCTTTCACAGTGCATATCACTCCTACAATGGCCCTATATCTAGTGCACCCTGTATATTCTTCCTAACTTCAAACAACAGTCAGTACTAGGATTTTTATTCAAAAGAGAGGCAGAGCAGAGGCAGATAAGGTTTAGTGATTTGACAAATTCAAACTGTTTTTATGGGAAAGTTGGATTTTGAACCTGAGTGGGTTGGTATAATGGCTGTGCGTTTAAACACAGTGCTGGTCTAACAAAGCTACAGATGTCTATTTAGATTTCTCATACCTCGTCATTTTATTTCACACtggtattgttttattttctctttttctaacaagtttccattTATGTTTACTGATTTATCACGTAGACTGATaacaattattaataaatattcaaatatctcaataaaatgtaCATGCACTAACTCTAGATAACTGCTGCATGACAAATCGAATTGAAATTACACACTCGGCTTTATTTGCAATTGCCATAGAAACATAAATTTGCTTTTATGCCAGGGATGGAATAACATCTAGCGCAGGCAGCACTGAACACTCTGTCATGCCCTAAAATATGAGGCTTGAAACACCAACATACGATGTCATATTAGAGGCAAAACGAAATATCACTACTTTCAAATAGTAACATCTCTGTTTATTAAGAGACTTTAAAAGTATTATCAATAAGTCAAGATTTGTTAGATGTTAAAATATAAGCACATATAGAATATGAGAGCCCTAAGATGTgaaatcttattttataaattgaaattGTAGAGCTTGGAATGGAtgtgacaatatttttaaaccagAGAATAGATCACAAGACACTTTTGTGCCTGAAAGTTGCTATCTGAAATCCATTTGTTATACTACCATTTCTTTAAATGCTCCCTTGTAATTTGAACATGCAAAATGGTCTCTCACCAAAATCAACCGACCATGGAGGTTTTGAGTAGGAAACAGTTGTTGCTTCCATTAAGCATTTCACATACCCAGAGctagaaaattatttctgttcCAGCAATTGTCATTTGTATACCCTGTTTTTCCAAAGGATTAGCTGATTTCTGTAGATTTATTCTAGGTTTTGTTAATCATGGAGGTGCTTTTGGCACACCTCTAGTATCCCAGAGACGTATCCTATGGTTCCTGTAAGTTACCTGACCACAGAGGTATTTCCAAACTACAGCCATTTCTCACATGAAAATTCAGGTTTCATTATCTCTTGGATTGAACACCCACGATCACTGGCAGGGAGGATTACACTCAGTTACCTTAGGAGGCCTCAGGGATTGGGGTGCGGTAGATGATCTCACCTCTGTTTAAGCTCAGCACAAGCCTCAAAATTATTCCTCCTTCCAGTGTGGCTGTGACACTGGACCAGGTTCAAATCTGTAATAACTTTTCAATATAATCACTCAGACTCCTGATACCCATCCTTACTCGCAGACTCTTGCTCTCagactgaaatagaaaatactcACTTGACTCACTCTGGTTTGTAGCTCGGTGGGCTCAGGGTGCTGGTCACGACAGCCTGCTTGTGTGAGAGGGAGCGAGGCTGCCAGACGACTAAATATGGGTCTGTAATTCTGTGACCTCACCTCCCATCAGAATTGCAATCATCTTTTCACCTTCAGATGCAGAGAGAGGACGGGCTTGGGGAACTGAGAATGTTTGTGAAAAACTTTTTCCTCCTAGTTGTTAATTGCCAATTACAAGTTTGAGTCATCATCTCCAAAGAGACTATTGGAATGTTTGGGAAAGACTCTTTCTTTTCCTGGTCCTTGGGGTGGAGGGACTCAAATGGAGGCAGTAGGTAATACTTTAGTTTGTCACATAAGGGACTGGCGGGGAAGTTCATGTGTCTCATTATATTTTCTGCTCCCCTGACAAGCGTTTCTATCCAAAAGTGAGTTGTTGCTTATTCTTGAGACCCCCTGAGCTGCACCTTCATTTAAGCTACATAGAGAAACGGAACCCAACGAGTACCTGAGAAGGATTTTCACAATTCACCAAGTCAAAGAAAGAACGTGGTGACAGGAATGTTTCTCACAAATAAATGCACTGGGATCAGATGGTTAAAACAGACCAATTTTGCAATTTGTTACCTATCAGATAAGTCTATGTAACTTCCTCAATTCTAGAATAATCAATGTTTTCCAGGGatatggggtggagggagggaagaatttGTCAACTCAAAAAGCAAATTCGCCTGTTATGTTACCCTCAAAGTGAGTTTACTTTGGAGTAGCCAAAAGATTGTAACTTGAGAtggccatgctatggcaaaccaGAGGGAAATCCAGagaacaaaggaggggagcttgCTTTTTTAGAGCAAAGACGGAAGTAGACAGGGAATGTTCTAAAGAAAGTCTATTGAAGGGAAGTAACAGTTCAGGTTGGTTGTGGCTTTTCATTGACTGAGCTGAACTGTTTTTCATCGCCCGGAGGGAGCGTTGCCAGATGAGGAGAGAAATCCTCCTTCAGTAGAAAATTAGCGGTGCTTCCTGTCAGAGATGGAATCAATAAGGCCCTTCCTGTTTGGAGTCATGGATGATGTATGATAGGGCGTGAGAACTCCCACTACAGGCCTTCTCAATTCCAATTTAGTTaaaatttcttctattattttccaCACATTTGATCCATGCCATTGAAAATCAGGAGGAAAGGTTTCAAGATTGGAAGGCCATAGTCTCCCATTGCTGTCTTACAAGTCCAGAGCCATATGGCCATCTGGGCCACTTTAGGTGCTAGCGAAGGTGATGTCCACTGCTGAGTGCATAATAGGCATTGGCATTTTTCAGCATGTAGTACAGAACAACATCTCTGCCTCAGGGTGTATGTGCCCCAACAGAGATGTGACTGTTATAGTGGAAATTGTATTTGAGCATGAGGGGATTTGATAATCTATTGCTGACTTTTAAGATTTGGGAGTGAGGGGAGGTTGTTCCTGGAAACCATGAGAAGGAAACCCATTTGGGCTGCTACATGATTGATCCTAGAAGAATATTCTACCAGAGCCTTGAAACAGACACAGGTCAGTTGatatcattttttccttcctgtgaAAGTTTAAGGAGAGAACCCAGCAAAGCCAATAGATTCCTGaccaacaaacagaaaataaaagggtGCTGTGTCAAGCTGCTCTGTTTGTGATAATGTGTGACAATAACAGGAAATTAGTACTTACAGAAACAAATTTAACAACtgtttaaacaataaaataatgtagAAGTCCCCATTAATTACCCCCAGACAAATCCTAGATCGATCTCCACATCCAACAATTTTCATCAGTTGGATGTGTATATCcctcattttttcaaaaaaaaattttattgagatgatattggcttataacagtGTGTAAATTGctggtgtacattattacatttcagtttctgcatagactgcatcacgttcaccaccaatGTTCTAGTTCTCTcctataaatatacatatgtgcccctataccttttgccctcccctcatcaccttcccctttggtaaccaatAACCTGTTCTcctatccatgtgtttgtttatattccacatatgaatgaaaccataaggtgtttgtctttctctacctggcttatttatcttagcataataccctcaaaattcatccatgttgccacaaagggtacgattttgtctttctatcattactgagtagtattcaattgcgtatatatacaccacatcttctttatccattcatccattgatgggcacttgggttgctttcacgacttgtctattgtgaataattctgcgaTGAACATAAAGGAGCATATATCtttctgaattgttgatttcatgttctttggataaatacccagcagtaggatagccaggtcatatggtatttctgtttttaattttttttttgaggaagattagccctgagctaacatctgccacaaatcctcctctttttgctgaggaagactggccctgagctaacatccgtgcacatcttcctctcctttatatgtgggatgcctaccatagcatagcttgacaagtggtgccatgtccacacccgggatccgggccggcgaaccccaggccactgaagtggaaaagtgcaaacttaactcctgtgccaccgggccggcctcattctgtttttaattttttgagggccCTCTGTAcagttttccataatggttgcaCCTGTTTTCATTCCACCATTAGTGTATGGggtctcccttttctccacatcctctccaacatttgttattttttgtcttgttagttatagccttTCTGATGGATGTAAGATGATATcccattgcagttttgatttgggtttccctaataactagtgatgttgactTTTTCACGTGCCAGTTGgccatcttctttggaaagatgtctgttcatatcctctgtccattttttcatcaggttgtttgtttattCGTTGTCAAGTTGTAAGAGTTGTTTAGATATGTGAGAAATTAATCCTTcatcagatatacaatttgcaaatattttctcccagttagggGGTTGTGTTTTCACtatgttcatggtttcctttgccttgaagaagattTTAGTCTGaggtagtcccacttgtttatttttttctttttttcccttgcctgaggagacaaaGTAGTCAAAAATAAcctactaagactgatgtcaaagagtatactgcctatattttcttctgagagttttatggaTTTGGGTCTTATATTgacatctttaatccattttgagttaatttttgtgtgtggtgcaaGACAATGGCCTACTTTCCTTATTTTAGACATGACtttccagttttgccaacaccatttattgaagagaacttccttgttccattgtatgttcttggctcttttattGAAGATTAATTGTCCTTGAGTGGATGGCTTTagttctgggctttcaattctgttccagtgatATCTGTCTTTACTTTCCTGCCAGtagcatactgttttgattactatagttttgtagtatattttgaagtcaggcattgtggtacctccagctttgttctttttgttcagtattgctttggctattcagagtcttttgctgttccatataaattttaagattttttgttctatttccatgaagaatgtcattggggttctgattgggattgcattgaatctgtagattactttaggtaatatggaaattttaactatgtttattcttccaacccatacgcatggaatatctttccatttctttatgtcttctttgatttctttcaataatgtcttatagttttcagtgtatacatcgttcatctccttggttaaacttcttcccaggtattttattctttttgttgcaattggaaatgggattgtagtcttgatttctccttctgctagttcattgttagtgtatagaaatgcaactgatttttgtatgttgattttgtactctgcaactttgctgtagatgttgattatttctaatagttttctggtgaagtttttagtgttttctatatatagaatgatgtcatctacaaacagtgagagttttacttcttcctttccaatttggatctcttttatttctttttcttgcctcattgttCTGGCCAAatcttccagtactatgttgaataagagtggcaagagtggggaCACTTGCCTTTTTCTGTCCTCAGAGGAATGACTTTCAGTTCTtcaacattaagtatgatgttggctgtgggtttgtcatatacggcctttattatgttgaggtcatTTCCTCGTATAcgcattttcttcagagtttttctcataaattaatGTTGgatctctgcatctactgagattatcatgtgatgTTTATTCCTCAGTTacttaatgtgatgtatcacattgattgatttgtgaatgttgaaccatccctgtatccctggaataaatcccacttcagcATGGTCTATGAACCTTTTaaagtattgttgtattcaatttgctaatattttttagaggatttttgcatctatgttcagcagcgatattagcctgtaattttcctttttttttttttttttttttgtcttgtgtgtttttggtatcagggtaatgttggtcttGTAGAAGGAGTTAGAACTGCCCTGCCCacttcaatattttggaaaggATTGAGAAGTAGAGGTGttaaatcatctttgaatgtttggtagaattctccagagaagccatctggtccttgacttttgttttttggcaggcttttgattactgtttcaatctctttacttgtgactggtctattcagattctctaattcttcttgattcagttttgggaggctgTATGAGTCTACGaacttgtccatttcttctaggttatgcaattagttggcatatagcttttcatagtattctcttataatcctttgtatatctgtggtatccattgtaatttctcctttttcatttctaattttatttacttgagacagctgtctttttttctcagccagtctggctaagggttgtcaatatatttatctttcatagaaccagctctcagtttcATTAATCCGTTCTCTTCATTTGTTAGTCTCTATTCCATTCATTTAtgctgtattatttattatttctctcctactGACTTTTGgccttgttttttcttatttttctagtctcttaagtgtaattaaagataaattatttgagagttttcttctttgttgaggtggggctgtattgctataaatttctctcttagtacagcttttgctgtggtgttttcattttcattttttccgggtatttttttatttctcctttgatttcttcattgatacaATGgctattcagtagcattttgtgtAGCCTCCACTTATTTGTGATCTTCCCACCTTTCTTCTtatagctgatttctagtttcatagcattgtggttggaaaagttTCTAGGTATgttttgaatcttcttaaatttattgaggcttgccttctttcccaacatatggtctatgtttgagaatcttccatgtgcacttgagaagaaagtgtattctgctgtttttggatggaatgttctatatatatctattaagcctAGCTAATGTAGAGTTTCATTTacgccactgtttccttgttgactttctcccTGGATAATCTACCCATTGACGGCAGTGAGGTGTGAGGTCCCCTGTAATTATGGTGTTGCTGCCactttctccctttagttctgttaatagttGATTTATatgctttggtgctcctgttctatgtgcatatatattaatgagTGCTATGTATTCTTGagggaatgtcccttttatcattacatactgcccatctttctctcattacatttttttatcttgaagtctgctttctctgatataagtaaGTCTACAACTACttcctttttcttgtcattttcttgaagtatcatcttccatccctttgtTCTGAGCCTTGTTTGTCTGTAGAGGAGACATGTATTTCCTGGAGACAGTATGCTgtcaggtcttgttttttaatccatccagccactctgtcttttgattcttgaattcaatccatttacataaagaacgattattgatatatgaggctTAATACTACCTATTAtcccttgttttctggttgttctatatttgcattgtttcttttcccttgtatttctgaatgcaatttcagtttggtgattttctatgatggttttctctttatttataatttgtgcaTCTGTTCTGATTTGTTtcatggttaccatgaggttgtataaaagatctcataaatgaggtggtccattttctgatagtctcttatgttaattagcttaagcaggttccatcccttttgttttcctcttctatgTTTCTGTCAtgacaaattattctttttcgtGTTTTGAGTTAGAGACAATATTGgttgtagttatttttgatgttttctttccatttatcctTTAGGttataattgttaaaatattctgatagagagctcaattttctgactttatctatctatttttcttctttctgaaagcTTTGTAAACATTTGCCTTTTTGTTATAGGTAGGATGGCTACctccatcatttctttttgtttgttggttggttggttgcttttttttttttttttaggaagattagccttgagctaactgctgccagtcttcctctttttgctgaggaagactggccctgagctaatatccatgccgatcttcctctactttatatgtgggatgcctaccacagcatggcatgtcaagcagtgccatgtccacacccaggatccaaaccggtgaaccctgggctgccaaagtggagcatgcacacttaactgctgtgccactgggccggcccctccatccTTTCTTGAAAGGCAGGTCTAGAGGCaatgaactacctcagcttttgtttatcttggaatgcttttatttctcggttatatttgaaggataattttgttggatagagtattcttggcagatTGTTACTGCATTTCAGTAATTTGAATAaatcattcctttctctcctggcctgcaacatttctgctgagaaatctgctgaaagcatgATGAGAGTTCCTTCTaaggttttcttcttctttcttgttgccattaatatctttttctttgtcattgacttttgagaGTTTCAATATCATATATCTTGGAGAAGgactttttgcattgatgtaattaggagttctatttaATTATTGTACTTGTATGTCcagttccttctccaggtttaggaagttctcagctcttatttctttgaacaagctctttgttcctttctccaactcttctccctctgggatatctataatccttatgttacttttcctaattgaggaGTGatttcagcatcatggcagagtgagctcccCCATAAACTATCCCCtcaaagatacaaagaaaaggacattcatgttaaacagaggacatccacaaaacacaaaagacttctgagagacacacacagacatacttTTGAAGGAGGGGGTGCTGGAGACCCTGAGGAAGTGGAATGAGGTAAGAGaactcttcttttcctccccaaaggacAGTGACCAAGGATGCACATGTGGCCTCTGGGAGGAAATCTTGGAGGGAGTGGCAGCCATctgtgggaacatcatagagcTCTGTGGTCCCTTACAACCCAGCAGAAAGCCCCCCTCAAGGGGACTACCTATGATGGGGGTATCTTCATCAAGTCAATACCCCAGgagatcagatatcaagggtagAGTGAGAAGCCCTCAAATCACACAAGATAAGCAAGTGACATTCCTCCACACATGGCGCCCCAGCCCAGGACCTTACAGATGCCCTGTAGATcccagtgggctcagaatacacagctcttgacccccatgcAGTGGCAAAAGGTGGAAGTGGCAATCAAATACTACCTCAATGCAGAAGCACAAACCCACACCATATaccaatatgaaaaaaataaattaaatcaccagaacagaaggaaaatgacaagtatgcagaaaccaatcctgaagacacaggaATCTctaacctaaatgacagagaattcgaAACAACTATCAAAAAACTCCATGAGTTAAAAAAGAATGCAGATggacaattcaatgagttcaggagctacttcacaagagagattgaaattataaaaatgaaatattggaGATAAAAACATAATacatgaaataaagaagaatacaGATTCACTGAATGGTAGAGCTGATAACATTGAAGAAGGAATCAGTATtattgaggacagaaatacagaaatgcttcagatggaggaagagagagaactaagactaaaatgaaatgaagaaagtctccaagaaatatacTACTGAGTTAGGAAATGCATCTTAAGGATTAttggtattccagagggagaagagaacaaGAATGGAGCataaagcatgttcaaagaaacaatagcgaGAATTTTCCCAAcctggggaaagagatggaaatccatgtgaaagtgCCCACCATATCTCCTATGTCtctgtaaaaagacctactgcaagacaGTTGGCAAAAGtctatgacaaagaaaaaacaccaaAGGCAGCCAGGGAGAAGAaagtaacttacaaaggaaaccctatcaggctttcagtggatttctcagcagaaccttacaggctaagagagagtgaaatgatatattcaaatctttgaaagacaaaaactttgaGCCAAGAATATcctatctagcaaaaatatccttcagatataatggagaaataaaatctttcctggATGAACaaaaagctaagggaattcatcGCCACAAGatcccacatgcacacacacaagaaacCCTCAAGAATGCTAtcatacctgaaataaaaagaagaaagggttaCAAAGCCCTAAGTAAGGAGATGAATATgtagacaaaatgagaaaattggagCTATCCagcagaacaggttagcaaataccaGGTAAAACGTTaaagataaaggtaaggaaacccccaaaacaaagataatcttgtcacaAGACAAGATGGAATAGGATGTGACAGAAACAACttaggagaaggagaggaaagtgacttttcctaattgagtcagatatttctcaacgaatttcttcattttttaaaacgtttgttctctctcctcctctacttGAAGGACTTCTTGATTTCTATCCTCGAggtcactaattctgtcctccacaatgtcagctctgttttttatctacattattttttatcttattaattgtgttcttcatatctagaatttattttggtatttttttagggtttccatctctttggtgaactatttattctgttttttaattttatctctgaGCAAATTGAActgtatttctgagttttcttataactcattgagtttctttatgacagccattttgaattatttgtcatttaggttatctGTGACTGCAGATTTGGTTTCTAGAGATTTGTCATATTTATTCTGTTCTGCAGTGTTATTGTAGTTCTTCGTGGTATTCGATGAATTGGTCCTCTGCctgtgcatttgtggtagtaatcactttttcttatttggatctaggtttggttactttggttctggtcaTCTGGGTCTTGTGTTCCTCCACTGGGTCTCTGTAGATTTAGATGTTTTTGTCCTGTGCACAGCCTGTGCTGCTGTTTTTGCCTTGTCTTTGAGTGCTTATTGTACCACTGCCAAGgatgctgggttcacaggtgtcatTGTTGCAGTTGGGGGCCTGGGGACTGGAAACTTGTATACAGCCCCCACTGCTGATTTAGCTGCTTTTACGGTTGCCACCACTGGGGGCCGTGTCACCAGTTCTGCTGTGTTTCCTGATGCTTctggttgcagcttccacctgccaccactgagggGCAGCTGtggctttttttgtgtgttcccACTTTGCTCATTGTTGTACTGGTTAGCCACTCTGATTTCACACAGGCCACGCCACAGTTGCTCAGTGGGGTGCCTTTGCTCTAGCCAGTCAGCTGCCCTCTTGGTGGGGTGTATTCTTGTGGTCAAGGCCACCACCCCTGGGGGTCGTACTTTCACATGGGCTGAGGGGCTGAACTGCCACCACTTAGCAGGGTACCCTTCATGGGTGGCATAATGGGTGCTCCACTGGACCAGGTACCACTCTTCAAATGTTCATGTATAAGCCAGGCTCCCCCTGCCTTCACTCAGAGTCCGCTGGCCACTGTGTGAGAATATGCAACCTggatcactgccactggggaTGGGAAGGATGCTGCTCCCCTTGTTCCACTGCTTCCCCAGGGTCCAGTCCACCAGCCTTCAGCTGTATAGCTGCATGGCTCTCTCAGGCATCTTTTTGTGCTgagtagggaatcctctgttgctTAATGGATGTTCCTTCATTTGTaccagaggagagagacaaggggaacaactcactccaccaggATGTTGGTGTCAGTCTGTATACCATTTCTGCAATTTTAGGATTTATTGGAAGTTGTGTTTTATATtgcacccaacacacacacacacacacaccattaaCATATTCTGTTCTTGTTTTAATAGTTAcatattctgttccttttctgCTGGAGTCCCGCTccggctgagtccaggttcccAAGGGATGGACGGCCTCGGCACAATGAGGGTGGAGAcatgagacttgggttggtgttagcaattccaactttactgtgcacaagtgtcatttttatatttttcaggattagtacagaaatagctctacaaatattctcagagagataaggaagtaaaaaacgagcacaagactatttattagcattccattctatatagcataaggttaatgattgTCTTCTCCGCAATtgactagtgtttgttgtctctaagctaaaagagataggtaccttgacatctgttgtaa
This window encodes:
- the EQUCABV1R915 gene encoding vomeronasal type-1 receptor 4 produces the protein MHVAHTSHFHAGISGSKDSSQSLGFKRMASRDLVIGMIFSLQTVVGILGNFSILYFYLFLHLTGCKLRSTDLILKNLAVANLLVFFPKGVPQMMAGFGLKDFLNDFGCKFVFYVHRVSRDVSIGTTCLLSVFQTMTISPLNSRWAELKVKAHKYIATSNIFCWILNLMLNISLPLYMTAKINNTNFTQREDYGYCDAILDGTVTLTIYVALILCRDGFFLVLIVSASSFMVFILHRHKQQVQYMQRNNLSPRSSPESTATQSILVLVCTFVSLWTLSSISLICLTVLNNLSWWLRDTSELIHACFPTVSPYILINYDSRVPRVCFAWNGIRNPLNFS